Proteins from one Sphingobacteriaceae bacterium genomic window:
- a CDS encoding DMT family transporter, translated as MNTTFKSHLALFIAQIIYALNYSIAKGLMPTYISPLALVFLRVIGAAILFWFISLFIRTQKIEKADLKKFIWLALFGIVINQTFFIYGLSLTYPINSAIIMISNPIIVFVITLIILKEKTTILKSAGLTIAAAGAFMLLLFKGNLELGSETILGDIMTLINSLSFAIFIVWTKPLLVKYDTISAMKWMFLFGSIFMLPIGGYDILQTNWSGFTWNAAIAVSFVVIATTFMAYLLNVYGLKGLNPSVASMYIYMQPFLATIFAMMLGEDSLNATKIFSGILIILGLYLVGKKPKKIKYD; from the coding sequence TTGAACACAACTTTTAAAAGTCACCTGGCTCTTTTTATAGCGCAAATTATTTACGCTTTAAACTACTCCATCGCAAAGGGTTTAATGCCTACTTATATTAGTCCATTGGCTCTTGTTTTTCTTAGAGTTATAGGTGCTGCTATATTGTTCTGGTTTATTTCTTTATTTATTCGAACTCAAAAGATTGAAAAAGCAGATTTAAAAAAATTTATTTGGCTTGCCTTGTTCGGTATTGTAATCAATCAAACATTTTTTATTTATGGTTTAAGCTTAACTTATCCAATCAATTCCGCCATTATTATGATTTCAAATCCAATAATTGTTTTTGTTATTACGTTAATAATATTAAAGGAGAAAACAACAATTTTAAAGTCGGCCGGATTAACGATAGCGGCAGCAGGTGCATTTATGTTATTATTGTTTAAAGGGAATTTGGAACTTGGAAGTGAAACCATACTTGGAGATATAATGACATTAATTAACTCATTGTCATTTGCCATATTTATTGTTTGGACAAAACCACTTCTTGTGAAATACGACACCATTTCAGCAATGAAGTGGATGTTTCTATTTGGAAGCATTTTTATGTTACCAATTGGTGGATACGACATCCTTCAAACAAATTGGAGTGGTTTTACCTGGAATGCTGCAATTGCAGTTTCTTTTGTAGTTATTGCTACAACTTTTATGGCTTATCTATTAAATGTATATGGATTAAAAGGGTTAAATCCTTCAGTGGCCAGTATGTATATATACATGCAACCTTTTTTAGCCACAATTTTTGCCATGATGTTAGGAGAAGATAGCCTAAATGCCACAAAAATTTTCTCAGGAATTTTAATTATTTTAGGCCTTTACTTGGTTGGCAAAAAACCAAAAAAAATAAAGTATGATTAA
- a CDS encoding ABC transporter substrate-binding protein, producing MSSFIDQTGKEIIIHAKPRRIVSLVPSQSEFLWEIGLQGELVGITKFCIHPAEMFNGVTRVGGTKKLDIEKIKSLNPDLIIGNKEENEKEQIEELQKHFKVWMSDIYTIHDAFNMMHEIGRICERKKEVNELLIQITKGIDEINDLFMNKKVAYFIWKDPYMCCGGNTFIGNVLETCGLKNIINPRERYPVVDEKEIIKEVDYCFLSTEPYPFKDTDVQQLQMQSKKPR from the coding sequence ATGTCATCATTTATTGATCAAACAGGTAAGGAAATTATCATCCATGCAAAGCCTCGTCGTATCGTTTCTCTGGTACCCTCTCAATCCGAATTTTTATGGGAGATTGGACTGCAGGGAGAATTGGTTGGGATTACCAAATTTTGTATTCACCCTGCTGAAATGTTTAACGGAGTAACTAGAGTTGGCGGAACAAAAAAATTGGATATAGAAAAAATAAAAAGCTTAAATCCGGATTTGATTATCGGAAATAAGGAAGAAAATGAGAAGGAACAAATTGAAGAATTACAAAAACATTTCAAGGTATGGATGAGTGATATATACACTATACATGACGCCTTTAATATGATGCATGAAATAGGTAGAATTTGTGAAAGAAAAAAAGAAGTGAATGAATTGTTGATTCAAATTACAAAAGGTATTGATGAAATTAATGACCTATTTATGAATAAAAAAGTGGCCTATTTTATATGGAAAGATCCTTACATGTGCTGTGGTGGAAATACCTTTATTGGAAATGTTTTAGAAACCTGCGGACTTAAAAATATTATTAACCCCAGGGAAAGATATCCGGTAGTTGATGAAAAGGAAATAATTAAAGAAGTGGATTATTGTTTTCTATCAACAGAACCCTATCCATTTAAAGACACCGATGTTCAACAATTACAGATGCAATCAAAAAAACCAAGGTAA
- a CDS encoding universal stress protein has product MSSIKENGIVLIPIDFSKQSLSAIKYSYAIAEHTKSKLVLLHVYANTSEFNAGELEKLGRATAAESKLEVDTMSEKGDIFEMTDKIASKINANLIVAGLDTHVKFRSFLGKSSASKFIKNAPCPVITVRSTNANPECKNILMPFDLSMESREKVPAVIQLAKYFGGEIRIVSVFDPSDQSYENKLLPYMNQVKKFIKEKSLSCTNKSIPSKEVAEAIVDYANKNKCDIIVQMNNKDTSFGEMFSGTMSQKLVEISNVPVLTINPMKRADMPLSY; this is encoded by the coding sequence ATGTCGAGTATTAAAGAAAATGGTATTGTACTGATACCGATTGATTTTTCAAAACAATCTTTATCTGCTATTAAATACTCCTATGCCATCGCCGAGCATACCAAGTCCAAGTTGGTTTTATTGCATGTTTATGCAAATACAAGTGAGTTTAATGCTGGTGAGTTGGAGAAATTAGGCCGCGCAACCGCTGCTGAAAGCAAGTTGGAGGTAGATACCATGAGTGAGAAGGGAGATATATTTGAGATGACGGATAAAATCGCTTCAAAAATAAACGCCAATCTTATTGTTGCCGGTTTAGATACACATGTTAAGTTTAGAAGTTTTTTGGGGAAGAGCTCCGCTAGTAAATTTATAAAAAACGCGCCTTGTCCTGTTATTACCGTTCGTTCTACCAACGCAAATCCAGAATGTAAAAATATTTTGATGCCTTTTGATTTAAGCATGGAGTCGCGCGAAAAAGTACCGGCTGTTATTCAATTGGCTAAATATTTCGGTGGAGAAATACGTATTGTTTCAGTTTTTGACCCGAGCGATCAGAGCTATGAAAACAAATTGCTACCGTACATGAATCAGGTTAAAAAATTCATTAAAGAGAAAAGTTTATCGTGTACTAATAAGTCTATTCCATCTAAAGAAGTGGCCGAAGCTATTGTGGACTATGCAAATAAAAATAAGTGTGATATTATTGTTCAAATGAATAACAAAGACACCAGCTTTGGTGAAATGTTTAGCGGAACGATGAGTCAGAAATTGGTTGAAATCAGTAATGTGCCGGTTTTAACTATAAATCCAATGAAACGTGCCGACATGCCGTTGAGTTATTAA
- the fumC gene encoding class II fumarate hydratase: MEFRIEKDTMGEVKVPAHVYWGAQTERSRNNFKIGPEASMPKEIIYAFGYLKKAAALANCELGVLSKEKCDLISKVCDEITDKKLDDQFPLVIWQTGSGTQSNMNANEVIAYRAHVLSGGKLSDEQKVLHPNDDVNKSQSSNDTYPTAMHIASYKQVAEITIPGMEKLRDSLDKKAKAFQSIIKTGRTHFMDATPLSLGQEFSGYVQQINNSIRALKNALEAVKELALGGTAVGTGLNTPKGYDVVVAKKIAELTKLPFITAPNKFEALAAHDAMVELSGALKRSAVALMKIANDIRMLSSGPRCGIGEIVIPDNEPGSSIMPGKVNPTQPEALTMVCAQVIGNDVAVSIGGSMGHFELNVFKPLIAANVLQSARLIGDACVSFTEKCADGIEANLPEIKKHLENSLMLVTALNPHIGYEKAAKIAKTAHKGNKTLREAALELGYLTNDQFNEWVKPEDMIGSLK, from the coding sequence ATGGAATTCAGAATTGAAAAAGACACCATGGGTGAGGTTAAAGTGCCCGCTCATGTATATTGGGGAGCACAAACAGAACGCAGTAGAAATAATTTTAAAATTGGTCCTGAGGCCAGTATGCCCAAAGAAATTATTTATGCTTTCGGATATTTAAAGAAAGCTGCGGCTTTAGCCAATTGTGAATTGGGTGTATTGAGTAAAGAGAAGTGTGATTTAATTTCGAAAGTTTGTGATGAAATAACTGATAAAAAGTTGGATGATCAGTTTCCTTTAGTAATATGGCAAACCGGCTCAGGTACACAAAGTAATATGAATGCCAATGAAGTAATTGCATATAGGGCACACGTGTTGAGTGGAGGAAAATTAAGTGACGAACAAAAAGTATTGCATCCGAATGACGATGTAAACAAGTCGCAAAGTAGTAATGATACTTATCCAACGGCGATGCATATCGCATCCTACAAACAAGTGGCAGAGATTACCATTCCCGGAATGGAAAAATTAAGAGACTCGTTAGATAAAAAAGCAAAAGCATTTCAGTCTATAATCAAAACCGGCCGAACCCATTTTATGGATGCAACACCTTTATCCTTAGGTCAAGAATTCAGCGGTTACGTGCAACAAATTAATAATAGTATAAGAGCATTAAAGAATGCTTTAGAAGCAGTGAAAGAATTGGCATTAGGGGGTACTGCTGTAGGAACCGGATTAAACACGCCAAAAGGATACGATGTAGTAGTGGCTAAAAAAATTGCTGAACTTACAAAACTTCCATTTATAACTGCGCCTAACAAATTTGAAGCTTTAGCCGCGCATGATGCAATGGTTGAATTGAGTGGAGCACTAAAAAGAAGTGCCGTTGCTTTAATGAAAATTGCCAATGATATTCGAATGCTATCTTCCGGACCGAGATGCGGAATTGGTGAAATAGTTATTCCGGATAATGAACCCGGCAGTTCCATCATGCCTGGTAAGGTAAATCCTACACAACCCGAAGCCTTAACCATGGTTTGTGCACAAGTAATTGGTAACGACGTAGCCGTATCTATTGGTGGGTCGATGGGACATTTTGAATTAAATGTTTTTAAACCATTGATAGCTGCTAATGTTTTGCAATCAGCACGATTAATTGGCGACGCATGCGTTTCTTTTACTGAAAAATGCGCAGATGGTATTGAAGCTAATTTACCGGAAATAAAAAAGCACCTTGAAAACTCACTTATGTTGGTTACTGCATTAAACCCTCATATAGGATATGAGAAGGCTGCCAAAATTGCGAAAACGGCGCATAAGGGCAATAAAACCCTTCGCGAAGCCGCCTTAGAATTAGGCTATCTTACTAACGATCAATTTAATGAATGGGTTAAACCCGAAGATATGATTGGTAGTTTAAAGTAA
- the trxA gene encoding thioredoxin — protein sequence MALELNDANFEELVLKSDKPVLVDFWAEWCGPCRMVGPVVEELAKEYDGKAVIGKVNVDLNSNISMNYGIRNIPTLLYFKNGQVVDKQVGVAQKSVLAAKLDAQM from the coding sequence ATGGCATTAGAGTTAAACGACGCAAATTTTGAAGAATTAGTATTAAAAAGCGATAAACCGGTTTTGGTAGATTTTTGGGCAGAATGGTGCGGGCCTTGCCGCATGGTTGGTCCTGTAGTAGAAGAATTAGCTAAGGAATACGACGGTAAAGCCGTTATAGGTAAAGTGAATGTAGATCTTAATTCAAACATCAGCATGAACTACGGAATTCGTAATATACCAACCTTATTGTATTTTAAAAACGGACAGGTAGTTGACAAACAAGTAGGTGTAGCACAAAAATCCGTATTAGCTGCTAAATTGGATGCGCAAATGTAA
- a CDS encoding YfhO family protein — translation MKPDYKKFLPYLVAIVLFAILTLVYFKPLLSGKELKQDDIVRHRGMSKEIVDYRAKHSNQEPLWTNSMFGGMPAYQISTAHHGNLISKIDAAFKLYLPHPGGYLFLYFLGFFILLLCFEVNPWLAIAGALAYGLSSYFLIIIEAGHNSKANALGYLPALIGGIVLLLKGRYWVGLSITALFSALELNANHVQITYYGYILIGVILAGAAWQAFKQKSLKEYGKAIAFFLLASLLGALPNAGNLMTTNEYGKYSTRGRTELTIDYNSIRAARSKAVSLDGSANNNESGITTPGVDPAAKERREKNTTSGLDKDYATNWSYGIGETFTFLIPDFKGGASGYIGQSDPSALKKVNPEYREMVSGSNSYYGDQPFTSGPVYIGAIIVFLAVLGMFVVQNPLKWPIFFGTLLCIALGWGSNFMPLTDFFMDHVPGYNKFRAVSMIMIIPELTLPLLAILGINELLKKKDWNELIQLKIIKKALSIKKLVFIALIVVGGFCLISYLMPDAFNRFTAMGEEDQMISSALGAGQGSEEQIRGGVAELMPQIEIARKAIFKSDAMRSLIFILLTFGVIYLYFTGKLKKELLIAALAIFITIDLWSVDMRYLNEKSFITKAQNQQLISGKTPTDDEILKDPALDYRVLNISTSTFNDASTSYYHKSIGGYHGAKLKKYQELIDFHLDEEINLFRKNAGKAFSSDSLMGVLLSRLRVINMLNTKYIIIPTGERETMPLVNNYANGNAWFIKNLKFVNDADSEIVGLYFIDPKNTAIVNNKFVSEQNIKNSYTGEGEIKMTNYEPNYLVYESNARTNQFAVFSEIYYPKGWNAYVDGQIKPHAAVNYILRGLEIPAGKHKIEFKFEPDTYKTSNSIALLGSVILFLIVLGGIYLGFKKGKSKNA, via the coding sequence ATGAAACCGGATTATAAAAAATTTCTACCCTATTTAGTTGCCATTGTATTGTTTGCTATTTTAACCTTGGTTTATTTTAAACCCTTGTTGAGTGGTAAGGAATTGAAGCAGGACGATATTGTTCGACACAGAGGGATGAGCAAAGAAATAGTTGATTACCGGGCAAAGCACAGCAATCAAGAGCCACTGTGGACCAATTCCATGTTTGGAGGAATGCCGGCCTATCAAATTTCAACTGCGCATCATGGTAATTTAATCAGCAAAATTGATGCGGCGTTTAAATTGTATCTACCACATCCGGGAGGATATTTGTTTTTGTACTTTCTTGGATTTTTTATTCTGTTACTTTGTTTTGAAGTGAATCCCTGGTTGGCCATTGCCGGTGCCTTGGCTTACGGATTAAGTTCTTACTTTTTAATTATTATTGAAGCCGGACATAATTCAAAAGCCAATGCATTAGGTTATTTGCCGGCATTAATTGGAGGAATTGTTTTATTATTGAAGGGACGTTATTGGGTGGGTTTATCCATAACTGCATTATTTTCTGCACTTGAACTAAATGCCAATCACGTTCAGATTACGTATTACGGATATATTTTAATAGGCGTAATTTTAGCTGGAGCTGCTTGGCAAGCTTTTAAACAGAAAAGTTTGAAAGAATATGGCAAAGCAATAGCCTTTTTTCTATTAGCTTCACTATTGGGAGCATTACCCAATGCCGGAAATTTAATGACTACCAATGAATATGGTAAATACAGTACCAGAGGAAGAACTGAGTTAACAATAGACTATAATTCTATACGTGCAGCGCGTTCAAAAGCAGTAAGTTTAGATGGTTCTGCAAATAACAATGAATCTGGAATAACAACACCCGGAGTTGATCCGGCTGCCAAAGAAAGAAGAGAAAAAAACACTACCAGTGGATTGGATAAAGATTATGCGACCAATTGGAGTTATGGGATTGGAGAAACTTTTACATTTTTGATTCCGGATTTTAAAGGAGGTGCTAGTGGTTACATTGGACAAAGTGATCCGAGTGCTTTGAAAAAGGTAAATCCTGAATATAGAGAAATGGTTTCGGGTAGTAATTCTTATTACGGCGATCAACCCTTTACGAGTGGTCCGGTTTACATTGGGGCAATCATTGTTTTTTTAGCGGTGCTCGGTATGTTTGTAGTTCAAAATCCATTAAAGTGGCCGATTTTTTTCGGAACCCTTTTGTGTATTGCATTAGGGTGGGGAAGTAATTTTATGCCATTAACCGATTTTTTTATGGATCATGTGCCGGGCTATAATAAATTCAGAGCAGTATCTATGATTATGATTATTCCCGAATTAACGCTCCCTTTGCTGGCTATTTTAGGAATAAACGAGTTATTGAAAAAGAAAGATTGGAACGAATTAATTCAACTTAAAATAATTAAAAAAGCTTTAAGTATAAAAAAACTAGTATTTATTGCATTGATTGTAGTGGGTGGATTTTGTTTAATTAGTTACTTAATGCCTGATGCTTTTAATCGATTTACCGCAATGGGGGAAGAAGATCAGATGATTAGTTCGGCTTTAGGAGCAGGGCAGGGTAGCGAAGAACAAATAAGAGGAGGAGTTGCTGAGTTAATGCCGCAGATTGAAATTGCGCGTAAAGCTATATTCAAATCTGATGCTATGCGTTCATTAATTTTTATTTTACTCACGTTCGGAGTAATTTATTTGTATTTCACCGGAAAACTAAAAAAAGAATTATTGATTGCGGCATTAGCGATATTTATTACGATTGATTTATGGAGTGTGGATATGCGTTACTTAAATGAAAAATCATTTATTACCAAAGCGCAAAACCAACAATTAATAAGTGGAAAAACACCAACCGATGACGAAATATTAAAAGATCCGGCGCTGGATTATCGTGTATTAAATATTTCAACCAGTACTTTTAATGATGCTTCCACTTCATATTATCATAAATCTATTGGAGGCTATCATGGAGCCAAATTGAAAAAGTATCAGGAGCTAATCGATTTTCATTTAGATGAAGAGATAAACTTATTCCGAAAAAATGCAGGTAAAGCATTTTCCAGTGATAGTTTAATGGGCGTATTGTTATCCAGATTACGAGTAATTAATATGCTTAATACAAAATACATAATTATTCCAACCGGAGAACGGGAAACGATGCCTTTGGTAAACAATTATGCAAATGGTAATGCCTGGTTTATTAAAAATTTAAAGTTTGTAAACGATGCCGATAGCGAAATTGTAGGTTTATATTTTATTGATCCCAAAAACACCGCAATTGTAAATAATAAATTTGTTAGCGAACAGAATATTAAGAACTCGTACACGGGCGAAGGAGAAATTAAAATGACGAATTATGAACCTAATTATTTAGTGTATGAATCTAATGCCCGTACAAATCAATTCGCTGTATTCTCCGAAATTTATTATCCGAAAGGATGGAATGCTTATGTGGATGGACAGATAAAGCCTCATGCAGCTGTAAATTATATTTTAAGGGGCTTGGAGATTCCTGCCGGCAAACATAAAATTGAATTTAAATTTGAACCGGATACTTATAAAACAAGCAATTCAATTGCTTTGTTAGGATCGGTTATACTCTTTTTAATTGTTTTAGGCGGGATATACTTAGGGTTTAAAAAAGGAAAAAGTAAAAACGCTTAA
- a CDS encoding N-acetyltransferase — translation MSGSQHYFAHASAVIDEGCTIGEGTKIWHFSHIMPNCVLGKNCNIGQNVVVSPEVVLGNNVKVQNNVSIYTGVTCDDDVFLGPSMVFTNVINPRSAVNRKNEYAKTHVGKGTSIGANATIVCGHDIGKFAFIGAGAVVTKNVPDYALLVGNPARQTGWMSEYGHKLEFDKNGLATCKESQQQYKLSDNKVTRIS, via the coding sequence ATGAGCGGATCTCAACATTATTTTGCCCATGCTTCGGCTGTTATTGACGAGGGTTGCACTATTGGAGAAGGTACAAAAATATGGCACTTCTCACACATCATGCCCAACTGTGTTTTAGGAAAAAACTGCAACATTGGCCAAAATGTGGTTGTTTCTCCGGAAGTGGTTCTAGGTAATAACGTAAAAGTTCAAAATAATGTTTCCATTTATACCGGCGTTACCTGCGATGATGATGTATTTTTAGGGCCAAGCATGGTATTTACTAATGTGATTAATCCGCGTAGCGCAGTTAACAGAAAAAATGAATACGCAAAAACACATGTAGGAAAAGGAACTTCTATTGGTGCGAACGCTACCATAGTTTGCGGACACGATATTGGTAAATTTGCTTTTATTGGCGCGGGAGCGGTGGTAACTAAAAACGTTCCGGATTATGCACTGTTAGTTGGTAATCCTGCACGACAAACCGGATGGATGAGCGAGTATGGTCATAAACTGGAATTTGATAAAAACGGATTGGCTACTTGCAAAGAAAGCCAACAACAATATAAATTAAGCGATAATAAAGTAACACGTATTAGCTAA
- a CDS encoding Gfo/Idh/MocA family oxidoreductase, translated as MSNLKINFAVIGQGHIGKRHAEMIRRNPECNLVAVCDIRTPAELGLNDLKEKFYNSAEEMLLNHAEIEVINICTPNGLHCSNALLSLDHNKHVVVEKPMALSKSDCEKIIFRALQHNKNVFCVMQNRYSPPSAWLKEVMDKKILGDIYMVQLNCYWNRDERYYKPGGWKGTEELDGGTLFTQFSHWIDILFWLFGDIDNIQAKFADFNHQKTTDFEDSGFVSFDFINGGMGSINYSTSVYDKNLESSLTIIGSNGSIKVGGQYMDQIETCNIKNYEMPVLAETNPANDYGAYKGSANNHHSVIENVIDTIKGRKKITTNALEGLKVVEIIERIYAHRQSSVLKAKIKL; from the coding sequence ATGTCAAATCTTAAAATAAATTTTGCTGTAATCGGCCAGGGACATATTGGCAAAAGACATGCCGAAATGATTCGAAGAAATCCGGAATGTAATTTAGTTGCCGTTTGCGATATTAGAACACCTGCAGAATTAGGTTTAAATGATTTGAAAGAAAAGTTTTATAACAGCGCTGAAGAAATGCTGCTTAATCATGCTGAAATTGAAGTAATCAATATTTGCACACCCAATGGTTTACATTGCTCCAATGCATTACTTTCTTTAGACCATAATAAACATGTGGTAGTAGAAAAACCAATGGCCTTGAGCAAAAGTGATTGTGAGAAAATTATTTTCAGAGCACTTCAACATAATAAAAATGTGTTTTGTGTTATGCAAAACCGTTACTCACCTCCAAGCGCCTGGTTAAAAGAGGTAATGGACAAAAAAATTCTGGGTGATATTTACATGGTACAATTAAATTGTTATTGGAACAGAGATGAGCGCTATTATAAACCCGGTGGATGGAAAGGAACCGAGGAATTAGATGGAGGGACTTTATTTACGCAATTCAGTCACTGGATAGATATTCTATTTTGGTTATTTGGTGATATAGATAATATTCAAGCCAAGTTTGCCGATTTTAATCATCAAAAAACAACCGATTTTGAAGATAGCGGATTTGTGAGTTTCGATTTTATTAATGGCGGAATGGGATCTATTAATTATTCAACTTCTGTGTATGATAAAAATTTAGAATCATCACTTACCATAATAGGAAGTAATGGAAGTATTAAAGTTGGTGGACAATACATGGATCAAATAGAAACCTGCAATATTAAAAATTATGAAATGCCGGTGTTAGCAGAAACCAATCCGGCTAATGATTATGGCGCGTACAAAGGTTCGGCCAATAATCACCACAGTGTAATTGAAAATGTTATCGACACCATAAAAGGAAGAAAAAAAATTACTACAAATGCATTAGAAGGTTTAAAGGTGGTTGAAATCATTGAAAGAATTTATGCACACCGTCAATCTTCAGTACTTAAAGCAAAAATAAAATTATGA
- a CDS encoding nucleotide sugar dehydrogenase translates to MNLYQKILKKEAPIAVIGLGYVGLPIALAFAKKVKVIGFDINEKRVNLMKKGIDPSQELTKSDFKNSDITFTHKLEDLKKAKFFIVAVPTPIDEHNLPDLKPLISSSTTVGKVLKKGDYVVYESTVYPGCTEEDCIPILERESGLKFVKDFKVGYSPERINPGDKEHTITKILKIVSGCDKESLEVIANTYEIIVEPGTHRAPSIKVAEAAKIIENTQRDVNIALMNELSIIFSRIGINTYDVLEAAATKWNFLKFYPGLVGGHCIGVDPYYLTYKAEEMGYHARVINSGRYVNDSMGFYVAKTCVKKIIAAHKNIAKSKVLVMGATFKEDVSDIRNSKVADIVKELKSFGVKVEIVDPHADHEELKHEYGFGLNKLGKSYDGVIVAVNHKEYINLNEKFFEGILSKKGIVVDVKGIYKNKIKKLNYWSL, encoded by the coding sequence ATGAACTTATACCAAAAAATTTTAAAGAAAGAAGCTCCCATTGCCGTAATCGGATTAGGATATGTGGGTTTACCCATTGCATTGGCCTTTGCCAAAAAAGTAAAGGTGATTGGATTCGATATCAATGAAAAAAGAGTAAACCTGATGAAAAAAGGAATTGATCCCAGTCAGGAACTTACTAAATCAGATTTTAAAAACTCCGATATCACTTTCACGCACAAACTGGAAGATTTAAAAAAAGCGAAATTTTTTATTGTAGCTGTACCCACTCCAATTGACGAGCATAATTTACCCGATTTAAAACCACTAATCAGTTCATCTACAACCGTAGGAAAAGTTTTAAAAAAAGGAGATTATGTAGTGTATGAATCTACAGTTTACCCGGGTTGTACCGAGGAAGATTGTATTCCGATTTTAGAAAGAGAAAGTGGTTTAAAGTTTGTAAAAGATTTTAAAGTAGGTTACTCACCTGAAAGAATTAATCCCGGTGATAAGGAACATACCATCACCAAAATACTAAAAATTGTTAGCGGTTGTGATAAAGAAAGTTTAGAGGTTATTGCTAATACCTACGAAATTATTGTTGAACCCGGCACACATCGCGCTCCAAGTATCAAAGTAGCTGAAGCTGCTAAAATTATTGAAAACACACAACGCGATGTAAACATTGCATTAATGAATGAGCTTTCTATTATCTTTTCCCGCATAGGAATTAATACTTACGACGTTTTGGAAGCTGCAGCAACCAAATGGAATTTTTTGAAATTTTACCCGGGTTTAGTAGGCGGACATTGTATTGGCGTTGATCCCTATTACTTAACCTATAAAGCAGAAGAAATGGGCTATCATGCCCGCGTCATCAATAGCGGCCGTTATGTGAATGACAGCATGGGATTTTATGTAGCCAAAACCTGCGTTAAAAAAATTATTGCAGCACACAAAAATATAGCCAAATCAAAAGTATTGGTGATGGGCGCTACTTTTAAAGAAGATGTGAGCGACATCAGAAACAGCAAAGTGGCTGATATAGTAAAAGAATTAAAAAGCTTTGGTGTTAAAGTTGAAATTGTTGATCCACATGCTGATCATGAGGAATTAAAACACGAATATGGTTTTGGTTTAAATAAATTAGGCAAAAGTTATGATGGTGTGATTGTAGCTGTTAATCACAAAGAATACATTAACCTAAACGAAAAGTTTTTTGAAGGTATTCTCTCCAAAAAAGGTATAGTGGTTGACGTGAAGGGCATTTATAAGAACAAAATAAAGAAATTAAATTACTGGAGCTTGTAA
- the rfbB gene encoding dTDP-glucose 4,6-dehydratase: MKILITGAAGFIGSHVARLFVNKYPTYTIHNLDALTYAGNLANLTDIENKPNYTFIKGDITDAPFINTLFEKEKYNAVIHLAAESHVDRSITNPLEFVMTNVIGTVNLLNAAKVLHKANPNGFKLFYHVSTDEVYGALGETGMFVETTAYDPHSPYSASKASSDHFVRAYHDTYGLPALISNCSNNYGPNHFPEKLIPLCINNIKNNKPLPIYGKGENVRDWLFVKDHATAIDTIFHKAKPGSTYNIGGHNEWTNIDVIRLLCKVMDKKLGRAVGTNEKLITFVKDRAGHDLRYAIDASKLQNELGWVPSVTFEEGLDQTVDWYLQNEEWLNNVTSGNYANYYEAQYVKR; this comes from the coding sequence ATGAAGATTCTAATTACAGGAGCAGCCGGATTTATCGGGTCACACGTGGCTCGTTTATTTGTCAATAAATATCCAACTTACACTATCCACAACCTCGATGCCTTAACTTATGCCGGTAATCTGGCCAACTTAACGGATATTGAAAATAAACCCAATTACACCTTTATTAAAGGTGATATTACCGATGCTCCCTTCATCAATACCCTTTTCGAAAAAGAAAAATACAATGCGGTTATTCATTTGGCAGCTGAAAGTCATGTTGACCGAAGCATTACCAATCCGCTTGAGTTTGTCATGACTAATGTAATTGGTACGGTTAACTTATTAAATGCAGCTAAAGTTTTACATAAAGCTAACCCCAATGGTTTTAAATTATTCTATCATGTAAGTACGGATGAAGTTTATGGTGCCTTAGGTGAAACCGGAATGTTTGTGGAAACTACTGCTTACGATCCGCATAGTCCATATTCGGCTTCTAAAGCAAGCAGCGATCACTTTGTGCGGGCTTATCATGATACTTATGGATTGCCGGCCCTTATCTCCAATTGCAGCAATAATTATGGTCCTAATCATTTCCCTGAAAAACTAATTCCACTTTGTATTAATAATATTAAAAACAACAAACCCTTGCCCATTTATGGTAAAGGCGAAAATGTGCGCGACTGGCTTTTTGTAAAAGACCATGCTACTGCCATTGATACCATTTTTCATAAAGCCAAACCCGGAAGCACTTATAATATCGGCGGACATAACGAGTGGACCAATATTGATGTGATTCGATTATTATGCAAAGTGATGGATAAAAAATTAGGCAGAGCCGTTGGTACCAATGAAAAACTAATCACCTTTGTAAAAGACCGAGCAGGCCACGATTTACGTTATGCGATTGATGCAAGCAAATTACAAAATGAATTGGGATGGGTACCATCCGTAACTTTTGAAGAAGGACTGGATCAAACCGTAGATTGGTATTTGCAAAATGAAGAATGGTTGAATAATGTAACTTCAGGTAATTATGCCAATTACTACGAAGCGCAATATGTGAAGCGTTGA